Proteins found in one Vigna radiata var. radiata cultivar VC1973A unplaced genomic scaffold, Vradiata_ver6 scaffold_83, whole genome shotgun sequence genomic segment:
- the LOC106754018 gene encoding probable N-acetyltransferase HLS1-like, translated as MISIPTSSLASFSQREEMVDRTKSKILIREYNQDKDVKMVRKLERNSEIGAKKVVSIFTNIMADPLSRIRFFPLRVMLVAELLESRELVGVVRGVIKNVGTLSGSLLKMGYILGLRVSPSYRRKGVALRLIAAVEEWMVRNGAEYAFLATEKDNDASKNLFTVRCNYVNLSSLVVFVQPINSITKHISRDIKIEKVDIDLAISLYRRTLKSKDLYPLDMDVILKEKLSIGTWVSYYKREGRLNLRSKVDDEEDLISSETSNSWVIFSIWNTCEAYKLQVRRSQLVRFLLTTLNQARERVFPCLKMSVSNSVCRSFGFLFIYGIYGQGENLGELMESMWRFTSRVGEGMRDCKVFITELGFGDPLANHVPQTDSISCIDDLWYTKRLSTHVDENTDEILMRQVGNVFVDPRDF; from the exons ATGATTTCCATTCCCACTTCCTCACTTGCTTCATTTAGCCAAAGAGAAGAAATGGTTGACCGTACTAAGAGCAAGATTCTTATAAGAGAATATAACCAAGATAAAGATGTTAAAATGGTGAGAAAACTAGAGAGGAACTCTGAGATTGGAGCTAAAAAGGTGGTCTCCATTTTTACCAACATCATGGCTGACCCTTTATCTAGGATTAGGTTTTTCCCTCTTCGTGTAATGCTG GTAGCTGAGCTTCTCGAGAGCAGGGAACTTGTTGGAGTTGTTAGAGGAGTCATTAAGAATGTAGGGACTCTTTCTGGGTCACTCTTGAAGATGGGTTACATCCTAGGCCTCAGAGTCTCTCCTTCTTACAG GAGAAAGGGGGTTGCACTAAGACTTATCGCTGCAGTTGAAGAATGGATGGTGAGAAATGGAGCTGAGTATGCATTCCTAGCCACTGAAAAGGATAATGATGCTTCTAAAAACCTATTCACAGTCAGATGCAATTATGTGAACCTTAGCTCACTTGTCGTATTTGTCCAACCAATTAATTCCATCACAAAGCATATTTCCAGGGatataaaaatagagaaagtGGACATAGATCTAGCAATTTCGTTATACAGAAGAACCTTGAAAAGCAAAGATTTGTATCCACTAGATATGGACGTTATTCTGAAGGAGAAACTCAGCATAGGCACGTGGGTAAGTTATTATAAGAGGGAGGGCCGGCTGAATTTGCGAAGCAAGgtagatgatgaagaagatctCATTAGCAGTGAAACTTCAAACTCATGGGTAATTTTTAGTATTTGGAACACTTGTGAAGCTTACAAGCTTCAAGTTAGAAGGTCTCAACTAGTAAGGTTTCTTCTTACAACCTTAAATCAGGCAAGAGAGAGAGTTTTCCCTTGTCTGAAAATGTCGGTGAGTAACTCAGTTTGTAGATCCTTTggttttctctttatttatggAATCTATGGACAGGGAGAGAACCTTGGAGAGCTGATGGAATCCATGTGGAGATTCACTTCAAGAGTGGGAGAAGGAATGAGGGACTGTAAGGTGTTTATAACTGAGTTAGGGTTTGGTGATCCACTTGCCAACCATGTTCCTCAAACAGATTCCATTTCATGTATCGATGATCTTTGGTACACAAAGAGACTTTCAACCCATGTTGATGAAAACACTGATGAAATATTGATGAGACAAGTGGGAAATGTGTTTGTTGACCCTAGAGATTTTTAG